GGGGGTCTGTCCACGGGcatgctggggcaggtggggggccAGGCAGCAGGCAGGGGGTTGGAGAAGGGCCCCTGTCTGTTAAGGACAGAGATGGCAGCAGGGGCTGTGGTCAGACCTCAGCACCCGTGGGGTTCTGCAGGCCAGGGACAGCCTCaggggcccaggagcccccaggccCACCGTGGGTGCCCCAGCTGCCAGGAAGGATGGGATCCTCTGGGGCCTGGAGGGGAAGACCCGGGGGAGGGACACTGGAGTCAGCCTCACACTTGGTCGTGTGGCTGGACAGAGGCTGGGCTGCCAGCATGCCGGGTGGCTTGGGGGTCTCCCGGACCAGCATGGGGCCCAGCTCCGGCTGCCCCCAGAGCCCGGGGGGCACCTCATGCCCCTTGGCGGGTGCCCGTTTCACAGAGAGGTCGAGGGGAGTGTCGGGTGGCCGCACGGCCCGCTCCAGCGCCTGGTGGATGGTGAGCAGCTCCCTGCGGATCTTCCCCAGCTGCTCCCGCAGAGGCCGCGGGGCCAGGCCCCCAGCAGGCACCAACTGGCCCAGGCGCTGTTCCACCTTGGCACAGTCGCCAAGGGCCCGAGTCAGGTCCTCGCCCACGTGCCCATGGCCCCCCAGCACCAGGCCTAGCGGTTGCTGGGGCAGGGGGGCCGCAGGACCAGGGGTCTCAAGGTCACTTAGCTCCTTGTCCTCAGGCCACAGCATCATGGAGGGGCCGGTCCTCAGGCTGGGGGGCAGAAGCCAGTCAGGAGGCTGTGCTGCCTGCACAGTGCCCCACCTGCTTCACGCCCCTGTCCAGCCTGGCGCCCTGGCCTAGGGCCTCGGAACCCCAGAAGGAAGGACAGGTTGGCTCTCTGCTCTCAGTCTCCCCTCTGTGGCCTGAAGCCCCTATTCCTGGTGACTGAGCTCCAGCTGGGGGCCCAGCCACCCTCCCCTCAAGCCCTCTTCCCACCTCTCCTAACACTCCCACGACTGGGGCCCCTGACACCCACCTGCTCTGGGAACTGAATTTTGTCCTGCTGCAGGAGTCCTGCGGGGGTTCTGGCCTGCCTCCCAGGGCCAGCTTCCTCTTGGGGTCGCTCTGGGCAGGCCGCTCCAGCTCCCCCTCCTGCCCTGGGTCCCTGAGACCACCACGGGGCCAGGGCCCACCCAGCCCAGGCACTGGCAACTTCAGCAGCCCAGGGACCAGAGTCTCGGGGGGGCCTTTGGGGGGGGCCGAAGGCTTGGCAAGAGCCGTCTTGCCTGCCGGCAGCCCCACGCTGTGCTCCAGGAGCAGGGGGTAGTACAGGCGAGGGACCAGGGCTGGGCGTTCGGGGGGCTGTGGGGCAGGGAAGGCAGTGGCCGGGGGCAGCAGCGGGCTGGCCGAGGCCAGGAAGGGCACGTGGGCGGCAGCGGCCAGGGAGGGCCCCAGGTAGGAAAAGAGGCCCGGGCCGAGAGGGTAGTTGACACCCAACAGGGACAGGTGGAAGCTCTGGGCCTCAGGGAACTccccgggggtgggcggggggtaGCAGGGGACACTGCTCTCAGGGCCCATGGCAAGCACGTCCACCCCGGCCGTGCTCCTcgggcccccacccctccccggctTCCACGACTCGGCCAGGAGGCCACCAAGGCCCACACCCTTCTGGGGgtccctggcctcagggagcAGTGTCTCTGGGGACCCCTCGGCCCCTGGCCTGGGGCCCCCAACCCAGCGGCGCAGGGAGAGGACGTCGGTGACCATGTGGTCGGGCGTCGCAGGAGCGTCCGGCGCTCCTCGGGGCTGGCCGCTGGCGTCCATGGAGTCCAAGGAGTCTGTGGGGTGGCCTGGGGTGGGTGCACGTGGCCGGGGCGCGGCCGGGGCCCTGCGGCAGGCCCAGTCGGGGGAGTCcagcaggagggagagggagtcCTTACAGAGGCTGTACTTCATGTGGTTGTAGAGGTGAGACTTCTCCAGGCAGGTGAAAGGGCACTGGAAGCACTTGTAGTTGTAGGGTTTGCCCCAGGGCCGTGGGATATAGTGTGGCTTCTTAGGCTTCCTCGCTCGGGCCCGTGCCCCAGGGCCCAGGCGGCATGAGCCTGCCTCTCCGGACATGGCAGCTGCTAACGGGCGAGCCCCGGCCCCATGGCCACCTGCGGACAGGGCCTCGGTCATCGCCAGCCGCCCCGGCCGATGCCCCCTCCCCTCCGTCACAGCTCAAGGCTAAGCGTCCAGGCACCGGCACCcgccccatccccctcccccgcctctgcCAGCAGAAGTGGCCTCCCTGCCTCACTCTCTGTAGGGTCAGCAGACACACGGCAGAAAAAATGCAGGACGCCTAGGTAAATGGGACTCGGGGAAACAGGAAAtacttttttagtataagtatggcCTAGCCAATATTTGGAATGTgcactaaaaaaattatttattgtttatctgaaatttaagcTTAAGTCCTGTACTTTATTGGTTGACCCTACACGCATCTCGCCCCTCAGGCCTGGCCAGTCCCCAGCAGGCCCATTTCTGGGGTGACTCCATCCATGCCCATCTCCCCCACACCAGCAGAGCCCGGGTCTCCATCTACCCCACAGGCACTGGGTGAGTGACTGGAGGAAGCCAAGTATGACCAGACTCACTCCTGGGGACACGGCCCTTCCTTGTCTTAACCCCTCCAGAGACTTTCCTGCCCGCGAGAAAGCCAAGATAAGAGCCTGAGATGAGAAATCAGCAGAGGTTCTGAGCGCCTGTTTACACAGTGTCCTTGCTCTGCAAGACATCGGGTGGGCACTGTGGTCTCTGAGGGGGCCAGCCTTGCGtgggccaggccaggctggggggcGTGGATGTCCAGCATGGCCTCACAGCACAGCCACCTGCTCAGCCTGGCTCCATCTGGGTGGCTGCCGGCAGGTCGGCAGCCGAGCCTGCAGTGGCCGAGCTTGGCCAAGACCCTCCTCTCCCCATGCCCCCGTACGCTTGCTCAGAAGCCGCTCTGCACTCCATCTGGGCTGCCACCTGGGCTATCCACCGCCCCAGTGTGCGCCTCAGCCGGGTGCTTGGCGAGTGTGTGCACACAAGCGTACAGCTCCCGCTGAGCCCTCCTCACTCAGCGCCTGGAGGGTCCACCTCTGCACGGCTGGGCTGACTCGGAACAGAGAGCAGGGCAGCCACCAAAATGCAAGGGGCCCGGGCACACGAGGCTCACACTCCACTCAGAGTGGACGGGGTCACTGCACACATGAATGCACTCGGC
The DNA window shown above is from Kogia breviceps isolate mKogBre1 chromosome 14, mKogBre1 haplotype 1, whole genome shotgun sequence and carries:
- the PRR35 gene encoding proline-rich protein 35, giving the protein MSGEAGSCRLGPGARARARKPKKPHYIPRPWGKPYNYKCFQCPFTCLEKSHLYNHMKYSLCKDSLSLLLDSPDWACRRAPAAPRPRAPTPGHPTDSLDSMDASGQPRGAPDAPATPDHMVTDVLSLRRWVGGPRPGAEGSPETLLPEARDPQKGVGLGGLLAESWKPGRGGGPRSTAGVDVLAMGPESSVPCYPPPTPGEFPEAQSFHLSLLGVNYPLGPGLFSYLGPSLAAAAHVPFLASASPLLPPATAFPAPQPPERPALVPRLYYPLLLEHSVGLPAGKTALAKPSAPPKGPPETLVPGLLKLPVPGLGGPWPRGGLRDPGQEGELERPAQSDPKRKLALGGRPEPPQDSCSRTKFSSQSSLRTGPSMMLWPEDKELSDLETPGPAAPLPQQPLGLVLGGHGHVGEDLTRALGDCAKVEQRLGQLVPAGGLAPRPLREQLGKIRRELLTIHQALERAVRPPDTPLDLSVKRAPAKGHEVPPGLWGQPELGPMLVRETPKPPGMLAAQPLSSHTTKCEADSSVPPPGLPLQAPEDPILPGSWGTHGGPGGSWAPEAVPGLQNPTGAEV